The following are encoded together in the Syngnathus typhle isolate RoL2023-S1 ecotype Sweden linkage group LG5, RoL_Styp_1.0, whole genome shotgun sequence genome:
- the LOC133154634 gene encoding kinesin-like protein KIF24, with the protein MTLSLFECLKVVGLDRLHDRFTSMGIRQAGHLVALTSEDLSYLEIHTAEEKSRLHKLVHLVQTLEQGGLRLGEAAAGQGASSNHSAQINSHRAPVRSGRPDIPKRLGMCNTSSALPPQKNVPPHSQHQQQSRPRAAAKRCTDKESNPMPVYEAKRKPGYNYGLPLQPVSVKKQTHGPRIIVCVRKRPLTHGERKKGEADVVITPSTECVVVEEGKEALDLTQYILQHPFYFDQVFGESHSNEEVYKKTAYPLVQHMLDGGKATCFAFGQTGAGKTHTMMGSSPGEAGIYVLAIQDIFAHLSAMRSPMLVYVSFCEIYCRQLYDLLNKRKRLYVREDSHSVVHIAGLCDVRVDSVNSLLKVISQGLAARTKRVSSVNPLSSRSHALLKIQLRSPNQQIVGRMWFIDLAGSERASDTTTKDWQTRMEGAEINQSLLALKECIRSLDQEQRHTPFRQSKLTQVLKDSFVGNSMTCMIANISPSIVATEHTLNTLRYADRVKELRGRGGEPESKTTSSSKCSVGKTPTPRATFASVSPTPRNIVGCPVDCSTPRNSRHGEERAARAKHGVRPEEARNCQEKGDGSLDCNKENWSTNISCKRSERRQNGKESTKERDVETMDEELQQQHLRHYHQQLQMCMPLSVSPPSTSRQSLCSSTSSNGHLALSACRPGSNDTPTVYDSGVGSCESFGKDTPQKGEMRWSANPAAVVSFNTRENGEDLLEMDPSLDGLWTGCLMSVSKTLSSPPAVEPPHREAQSGHPISSACELKNGVGTFQEKKKQPQQLKNTQLQKYPEDETKTSQDNNASSFSQREASFTPLLFQVDQSNSHVCPLGREKEPLTHAKNKDRQFNLRSSTFDTKLAKKHKELIHAKDEDADICHPKSPTCVRKLAKKNTKEHATHAKNKDDKIYIRPPTCDTKLISKCKRDHLTHTKDDVKICLPVDHRSPTSDNKFTTKDHFTHAKNKHQEFYFRPPTSDAKSSHEYIMKEHFMHAKDEDADVCVPKDICFSFLNTKLANNYNLEHFTHAKGEDCLLSPTSDAAKLTRGTPSCAPKKAVSPSKNMCGTYTMPYLRTTAPEPGLLWKSLQVQMDDPTELRCKERPCDSDFSGTVDHAKWRLIQAHWEKLRKMEPLLQEEQTLLSKQPHMAFVDYVDRLEEILDRNAQCLRSMRTKLRLYRMTSSFSELEYTQAAPIS; encoded by the exons ATGACACTGAGTCTATTTGAGTGCCTCAAGGTGGTGGGCCTGGACCGTCTTCACGACCG CTTCACCTCCATGGGGATCCGCCAAGCAGGCCATCTCGTAGCTCTCACTTCGGAAGACCTATCTTACCTTGAGATCCACACGGCCGAAGAGAAAAGCCGCCTCCACAAGCTGGTCCACCTGGTCCAAACGCTGGAGCAGGGCGGGCTGAGACTTGGTGAAGCGGCAGCTGGCCAGGGTGCATCCTCCAACCATTCTGCACAGATCAACAGCCACAGGGCGCCGGTGAGAAGCGGCAGGCCAGACATCCCTAAACGATTAGGCATGTGCAATACGTCCTCCGCACTACCACCCCAGAAGAATGTCCCGCCCCACTCACAACACCAACAGCAATCGAGACCCAGAGCTGCAGCCAAGAGATGCACCGATAAAGAAAGCAATCCAATGCCTGTTTATGAAGCCAAGAGAAAACCGGGGTACAACTACGGGCTTCCTCTTCAGCCCGTTTCTGTGAAAAA GCAAACCCACGGGCCGAGGATCATCGTCTGCGTGAGGAAACGACCCTTGACGCACGGTGAGAGAAAAAAGGGCGAAGCCGATGTGGTGATAACACCCAGCACAGAATGCGTGGTTGTGGAAGAAGGCAAAGAAGCTTTGGATCTGACCCAGTACATTCTACAA CACCCGTTCTACTTTGACCAAGTTTTTGGAGAGAGTCATTCCAATGAGGAAGTGTATAAGAAAACGGCATACCCTCTGGTGCAGCACATGCTCGATGG gGGGAAAGCCACTTGCTTTGCATTTGGCCAGACGGGCGCAGGCAAGACACACACCATGATGGGTTCTTCTCCCGGGGAAGCCGGCATATATGTACTGGCAATTCAGGACATCTTTGCCCACTTGTCGGCAATGCGCAGCCCAATGCTGGTGTACGTCAGCTTCTGTGAGATCTACTGTCGTCAGCTCTATGACCTGCTCAACAAAAGGAAAAG GTTGTACGTGAGGGAGGACAGTCACAGCGTGGTGCACATTGCAGGACTTTGTGACGTCAGAGTGGACTCTGTCAACTCGCTGCTGAAG GTGATCTCGCAGGGTTTAGCGGCTCGCACAAAGAGGGTCAGTAGCGTCAATCCGCTCTCATCTCGGTCCCACGCCTTGCTTAAGATCCAGCTCAGATCCCCCAACCAGCAGATCGTTGGCAG AATGTGGTTCATCGACTTGGCGGGAAGTGAGCGGGCGTCGGACACCACAACAAAAGACTGGCAGACTCGTATGGAGGGAGCTGAGATCAACCAGAGTCTGTTGGCT CTTAAAGAATGTATTCGCTCCCTTGATCAAGAGCAGCGGCACACACCTTTCAGACAAAGCAAACTCACTCAG gTCCTGAAAGATTCTTTTGTTGGCAACTCCATGACTTGCATGATTGCCAACATTTCACCCTCTATCGTTGCCACAGAGCACACTCTGAACACACTAAGATATGCTGACCG TGTGAAGGAGTTGAGAGGTCGCGGCGGAGAACCTGAATCCAAAACCACATCATCTTCAAAATGTAGCGTTGGAAAGACACCGACACCCAGAGCAACTTTTGCCTCCGTGTCACCCACCCCAAGGAATATCGTGGGGTGTCCTGTCGACTGTTCCACACCTAGGAACAGCAGACATGGGGAGGAAAGAGCGGCAAGAGCCAAACATGGGGTCAGGCCCGAAGAAGCGAGAAACTGCCAGGAAAAAGGTGACGGCAGCCTCGATTGTAACAAAGAAAACTGGAGCACCAACATTTCTTGTAAGAGGAGTGAGAGACGCCAAAATGGGAAGGAGTCAACCAAAGAAAGAGACGTCGAGACGATGGATGAAGagttgcagcagcagcacctgCGACATTATCACCAGCAGCTGCAGATGTGTATGCCCCTCTCTGTCTCGCCGCCTTCCACCAGCCGCCAATCACTCTGCTCCTCCACATCCTCCAATGGACATCTCGCCCTTTCTGCCTGTCGTCCCGGTTCGAACGACACTCCGACCGTGTACGACAGTGGGGTCGGAAGTTGTGAGTCATTTGGAAAAGATACGCCACAAAAGGGGGAGATGAGGTGGTCGGCTAACCCCGCGGCTGTTGTGTCCTTCAACACCAGAGAAAACGGAGAGGACTTGCTGGAAATGGACCCCTCGCTCGACGGGCTGTGGACGGGCTGTTTAATGTCAGTCAGCAAGACCCTCAGCAGCCCTCCTGCTGTTGAACCGCCGCATCGGGAAGCGCAATCTGGCCATCCCATCTCCTCAGCCTGTGAACTTAAGAATGGAGTCGGAACCttccaggaaaagaaaaagcaaccTCAACAGTTAAAAAATACTCAGTTACAGAAATATCCGGAGGATGAAACAAAAACGTCTCAGGATAATAATGCCTCAAGCTTCTCCCAACGTGAGGCCTCCTTCACACCCTTACTGTTTCAAGTAGATCAGAGCAATAGCCATGTCTGTCCACTTGGGAGAGAAAAGGAGCCACTCacacatgcaaaaaataaagacagacaATTCAACTTGCGGTCATCCACTTTTGACAccaaattggcaaaaaaacaCAAGGAGCTCATCCATGCAAAGGATGAGGATGCCGATATATGCCACCCAAAGTCGCCTACTTGTGTCAGGAAGTTGGCCAAAAAGAACACAAAGGAGCATGCCacacatgcaaaaaataaagatgACAAAATTTACATCAGACCACCTACTTGTGACACCAAACTGATTAGTAAATGCAAACGGGACCATCTCACACACACGAAGGATGACGTAAAGATCTGCCTCCCAGTGGATCACCGCtctcccacttctgacaataaGTTCACAACAAAGGACCATTTTACACATGCAAAGAATAAACACCAAGAATTCTACTTCCGACCTCCCACCTCTGACGCCAAGTCGTCCCATGAGTACATAATGAAGGAGCATTTCATGCATGCCAAAGATGAAGATGCGGACGTCTGTGTCCCAAAagacatttgtttttcatttttgaacACTAAATTGGCCAATAACTACAATTTAGAGCATTTCACACATGCAAAAGGTGAGGACTGCCTCTTGTCTCCCACTTCTGACGCAGCAAAGCTGACACGTGGGACCCCCTCATGTGCACCAAAGAAAGCCGTCTCACCCTCAAAGAATATGTGTGGAACCTACACCATGCCATATCTTCGGACCACCGCACCAGAACCAGGACTCCTCTGGAAATCTCTTCAAGTCCAAATGGATGATCCTACAGAGTTGCGCTGCAAAGAACGACCCTGCGACTCGGACTTTTCTGGAACAGTGGATCATGCCAA ATGGCGTCTCATCCAGGCCCACTGGGAGAAACTAAGGAAAATGGAGCCTTTACTGCAGGAAGAGCAGACACTTCTTTCCAAGCAACCTCATATG GCATTTGTGGACTATGTGGACAGGCTGGAGGAGATTCTGGATCGCAATGCTCAGTGTCTGCGTAGCATGAGGACCAAGCTTCGCTTGTATCGTATGACCAGCTCTTTTTCTGAGCTCGAATACACGCAAGCAGCACCCATTAGTTAA
- the LOC133154635 gene encoding Rieske domain-containing protein isoform X1: MSCEEKTCQISSSPFLPPPLPPPPASHFIGKRDEVIRRGRVTKLVNGCRDVLVVYHQGEFHAMDMRCYHAGGALEQGDIEEFNGRTCIVCPWHKYKITLAEGEGLYQAVDNPTVKPLRTHWRSKGVKQRVHKVTEVNEDIYVTLNDSKEAIESDYYQTDTYRTNLRIQKVH; the protein is encoded by the exons ATGTCCTGTGAGGAGAAGACTTGTCAGATTTCGTCTTCTCCTTTCCTTCCTCCTCCACTTCCTCCCCCACCTGCCTCTCACTTCATCGGGAAACGTGATGAAGTCATCAGACGGGGCCGTGTGACCAAGCTGGTGAATGGATGCCGCGATGTGCTAGTTGTGTACCACCAGGGAGAGTTCCATGCCATGGATATGCGCTGTTATC ATGCAGGTGGTGCTTTAGAACAAGGAGACATCGAG GAGTTCAATGGGCGCACGTGCATCGTCTGTCCATGGCACAAGTACAAGATCACTCTGGCGGAAGGCGAGGGGCTGTACCAAGCTGTGGATAACCCCACTGTCAAACCTCTGAGAACTCACTGGCGCTCCAAGGGTGTCAAACAGAGGGTCCACAAAGTCACCGAAGTGAACGAGGACATATACGTCACACTGAATGACTCCAAAGAGGCCATTGAGTCTGATTACTACCAAACTGACACATACAGGACCAATTTACGCATCCAAAAAGTCCACTGA
- the LOC133154635 gene encoding Rieske domain-containing protein isoform X2 — translation MSCEEKTCQISSSPFLPPPLPPPPASHFIGKRDEVIRRGRVTKLVNGCRDVLVVYHQGEFHAMDMRCYRGALEQGDIEEFNGRTCIVCPWHKYKITLAEGEGLYQAVDNPTVKPLRTHWRSKGVKQRVHKVTEVNEDIYVTLNDSKEAIESDYYQTDTYRTNLRIQKVH, via the exons ATGTCCTGTGAGGAGAAGACTTGTCAGATTTCGTCTTCTCCTTTCCTTCCTCCTCCACTTCCTCCCCCACCTGCCTCTCACTTCATCGGGAAACGTGATGAAGTCATCAGACGGGGCCGTGTGACCAAGCTGGTGAATGGATGCCGCGATGTGCTAGTTGTGTACCACCAGGGAGAGTTCCATGCCATGGATATGCGCTGTTATC GTGGTGCTTTAGAACAAGGAGACATCGAG GAGTTCAATGGGCGCACGTGCATCGTCTGTCCATGGCACAAGTACAAGATCACTCTGGCGGAAGGCGAGGGGCTGTACCAAGCTGTGGATAACCCCACTGTCAAACCTCTGAGAACTCACTGGCGCTCCAAGGGTGTCAAACAGAGGGTCCACAAAGTCACCGAAGTGAACGAGGACATATACGTCACACTGAATGACTCCAAAGAGGCCATTGAGTCTGATTACTACCAAACTGACACATACAGGACCAATTTACGCATCCAAAAAGTCCACTGA